A window of the Ostrea edulis chromosome 1, xbOstEdul1.1, whole genome shotgun sequence genome harbors these coding sequences:
- the LOC125664365 gene encoding uncharacterized protein LOC125664365: MKAFLVLVLFCLLVYTVSGQESNERRWNKMKNRPRARLLDVADNKENAQSRTQQKETGSVTNGDGSNQSENRQANQGRRPNFGQRRNSGGQRPSRRNNRWRRPSNGRSEQQKDWSDVLKTSWNTSLSEGSTINERGFVSNNNQIGFLMSRDPLLAPAGFNHSFSMIDFGSGKEAIRVEVYEPPTNKENQSNNTRSWKFWARKKHLCFIFDAPISLFEFSQELQLRSSISWAGPIPLGNLKTFVARQSNRVTDLGSNGAIGRLCGRAAARGMTFTVVADSSVTEPMDTFLVMGQVDPLQPLTSVPYEIKLEPGILA, translated from the exons ATGAAAGCTTTTCTTGTACTCGTCCTCTTTTGTCTACTGGTGTATACAGTGTCAGGACAAGAAAGCAATGAACGAAGAtggaataaaatgaagaacagACCTCGAGCCCGACTTCTAGATGTTGCAGATAACaaagaaaatgctcaaagtcGAACTCAACAAAAGGAAACCGGTTCAGTGACCAATGGTGATGGAAGCAACCAGTCAGAAAACAGACAAGCAAATCAAGGCCGGAGACCAAACTTTGGACAGCGAAGAAACAGTGGAGGCCAGAGACCAAGCAGAAGGAACAACCGATGGCGGAGACCCTCTAATGGTCGCTCAGAACAACAGAAAGACTGGTCG GACGTCCTGAAGACATCGTGGAACACGTCCCTCTCCGAGGGTAGCACCATTAACGAGCGGGGTTTCGTCTCCAACAACAACCAGATAGGCTTCCTAATGTCCAGGGACCCTCTCCTCGCACCTGCAGGATTCAATCACAGCTTTTCTATGATTGATTTTGGATCG GGTAAAGAAGCAATCCGTGTGGAAGTCTACGAGCCGCCCACCAACAAAGAGAACCAGTCAAACAACACACGTAGCTGGAAGTTCTGGGCCAGAAAGAAGCatctttgtttcatttttgaCGCACCCATCTCTCTGTTTGAGTTCTCACAGGAACTGCAGCTCCGTTCTTCTATTTCTTGG GCAGGACCGATACCACTGGGTAACCTGAAGACATTTGTAGCCAGACAGTCTAACAGAGTGACAGACCTGGGGTCAAACGGGGCCATTGGCCGTCTCTGTGGCAGAGCTGCGGCCCGCGGAATGACCTTCACCGTGGTTGCAG ATTCGTCCGTGACGGAGCCCATGGACACGTTTTTAGTGATGGGACAGGTGGACCCTCTGCAGCCTTTGACTTCAGTTCCATATGAAATTAAGCTCGAACCCGGAATACTTGCTTAA
- the LOC125664378 gene encoding uncharacterized protein LOC125664378, with the protein MMQSPCIDWDADLPEEYLSTWLTWTHSLSIIEDFKVPRKYLSIGFSELGNKQVLIFSDASELAISAVAYLHDNRDSSLGFIIGKSKVAPRLASSVPRLELCAAVLGVEIACIIRDQLDISADHFQFFIDSKIVLGYIHNHTKRFLTYVSNRIQRILNFTSADHWNFIATNQNPADHGTKPTSNRAVYDSWICGPVEWLQFQDINSIQAPMFELVEPNLDKEIKQEVLINKVHSSSPPFGTHHFEKFSSWRNLVHAIASLKLLVRRRKRRSENDKQLGDTEEDKIHARKDAEEFIIRLIQSENFGKERDALKDGKILRKDSCISKLDPFLNNKDILQVGGRLRHSEFDLGERNPILMPGKHRVSRLLVVQYHEETHHQGRHITEGAIRNAGWWITGAKRLISSIIHKCVKCRRGRGKFLNQKMADLPPERLKSSPPFTYVGIDCFGPWNVTTRKTRGGSADSKRWAVLFTCLCSRAVHIEVIEQMSTPSFINALRRFYATRGAVKEFYSDRGTNFIGAVRELGIGSINVEDPPIQNMLTERNTVWKFNTPYSSHMGGTWERLIGITRRILDAILLEVKHTKLTHEVLCTFFAEVVNIINNRPLVPVSSDSDLPSVLTPNVLLTQKIGDVSDAPLNLNVRDLYTSQWKIVQVLADRFWERWRKQYLQSLQSRNKWKEVKPNIQVGDVVILKDNEQYRNFWPLSRVTRVFPSSDDLVRKVEVVTFADGIKHTYVRPITHVIPLF; encoded by the coding sequence ATGATGCAATCACCATGTATAGATTGGGATGCTGACTTACCCGAAGAATATCTTTCGACATGGCTTACATGGACACACTCGCTGAGCATTATTGAGGATTTTAAGGTTCCCCGGAAATACTTATCCATTGGATTTTCAGAACTTGGGAACAAACAAGTTTTGATATTCTCGGATGCATCAGAATTAGCTATATCGGCTGTAGCTTACCTACATGATAACAGAGACAGCTCCCTAGGATTCATCATAGGAAAATCTAAAGTTGCTCCAAGGCTAGCTTCTTCTGTGCCACGTTTGGAATTATGTGCTGCAGTGTTAGGAGTCGAGATTGCTTGTATTATCCGTGATCAATTGGACATTAGCGCTGATCATTTCCAGTTCTTTATTGACAGTAAGATAGTATTAGGATACATCCACAACCACACTAAGAGATTTCTTACTTATGTGAGTAACAGGATTCAGCGCATCCTCAACTTTACCTCAGCAGATCATTGGAACTTCATTGCAACCAATCAAAATCCTGCCGATCACGGTACTAAGCCTACCTCTAACAGAGCTGTCTACGACTCATGGATTTGTGGACCTGTAGAATGGCTACAATTTCAGGACATAAACTCAATTCAAGCTCCAATGTTTGAACTTGTAGAACCGAACTTGGACAAGGAAATAAAGCAAGAAGTTCTCATTAATAAAGTGCACTCATCTAGTCCACCATTTGGTACTCaccattttgaaaagttttcttCATGGAGGAATCTTGTACATGCTATCGCCTCATTGAAGTTATTGGTCAGGAGAAGGAAACGGCGCAGTGAGAATGACAAACAGTTAGGTGATACAGAGGAAGACAAGATACATGCTCGCAAGGACGCGGAGGAATTCATAATTCGCTTAATTCAGAGTGAAAATTTTGGAAAGGAAAGAGATGCACTTAAAGATGGCAAAATACTCCGTAAGGATAGTTGCATTTCTAAACTGGATCCATTTTTGAACAATAAGGATATATTGCAAGTTGGTGGCAGACTGCGACATTCTGAATTTGACCTGGGTGAAAGAAATCCAATTCTTATGCCTGGAAAACATCGTGTTTCAAGACTGTTAGTTGTACAGTATCATGAGGAAACACACCACCAAGGTCGCCATATAACCGAAGGTGCCATAAGAAATGCGGGATGGTGGATTACAGGTGCCAAACGTTTGATATCCTCCATAATACATAAGTGTGTGAAGTGTAGAAGAGGACGCGGGAAGTTTCTCAACCAGAAAATGGCTGATCTTCCACCTGAGCGTTTGAAATCATCGCCTCCTTTTACTTATGTTGGAATTGATTGTTTCGGTCCATGGAATGTGACAACGAGAAAAACACGTGGCGGCAGCGCAGACTCCAAGAGATGGGCTGTGCTCTTTACATGTTTGTGTTCAAGGGCTGTACATATAGAAGTGATTGAACAAATGAGTACACCGTCATTTATTAATGCCCTAAGACGTTTCTACGCAACCCGTGGTGCTGTAAAAGAATTCTACTCAGACAGAGGAACGAACTTCATTGGAGCTGTCCGTGAACTCGGAATCGGCTCAATAAATGTGGAGGATCCCCCTATTCAGAACATGTTAACAGAAAGAAACACTGTGTGGAAGTTTAACACTCCCTACTCTTCACATATGGGAGGAACATGGGAACGCCTCATAGGAATCACACGTCGCATTTTAGATGCCATACTACTTGAAGTAAAACACACCAAGCTAACACACGAAGTGCTCTGTACATTTTTTGCCGAGGTTGTTAATATTATCAACAATAGACCTCTCGTACCGGTGTCCAGTGATTCCGATTTACCATCCGTACTTACTCCGAATGTTTTGTTAACACAGAAGATTGGGGACGTGTCCGATGCCCCTTTGAACCTTAATGTGCGCGATTTATACACTTCCCAATGGAAGATTGTACAAGTCCTTGCTGACAGGTTTTGGGAACGTTGGCGCAAACAGTATTTACAGTCTCTACAGTCGCGCAACAAATGGAAGGAGGTCAAACCAAATATTCAAGTTGGTGATGTCGTCATTCTAAAGGACAATGAACAGTATAGAAACTTTTGGCCTCTAAGTCGCGTTACCCGAGTGTTCCCTAGTAGCGATGACCTAGTTCGCAAAGTGGAAGTTGTCACCTTCGCAGATGGAATTAAACATACTTATGTCCGACCAATTACTCATGTGATTCCACTATTTTGA